One stretch of Anas acuta chromosome W, bAnaAcu1.1, whole genome shotgun sequence DNA includes these proteins:
- the LOC137846916 gene encoding olfactory receptor 14C36-like has translation MSNSSFITEFLLLAFTDTCKLQLLHFVLFLGIYLAALLGNGLILSAVACHHRLHTPMYFFLLNLALLDIGCISTTLPKAMANALWDTRAISHQGCAAQVFFFVFLFGSEYYLLTIMSYDHYVAICKPLHYGSLLGSRACVQMAAAAWGSGFLNAVLHTASTFSLPLCQGNAVDQFFCEIPQVLKLSCSDAYIREAGALLFSFSLTFGCFVFIVVSYVEIFRAVLRMSSEQSRHKAFSTCLPHLAVVSLFVSTATVAYLKPPSISSPSLDLVVSVLYSVVTPAMNPLIYSIRNQELKNALIKIVFIHAS, from the coding sequence atgtccaacagcagcttcatcactgagttcctcctgctggcattcacagacacatgcaagctgcagctcctgcacttcgtgctcttcctgggcatctacctggctgccctcctgggcaacggcctcatcctcagcgccgtagcctgccaccaccgcctccacacccccatgtacttcttcctcctcaacctcgccctcctcgacataggctgcatctccaccactctgcccaaagccatggccaatgccctctgggacaccagggccatctcccatcaaggatgtgctgcacaggtcttcttttttgtcttcttgtttGGATCAGAGTATTACCTTCTCACCATCATGTCGTATGACCActatgttgccatctgcaagcccctgcactacgggagcctcctgggcagcagagcttgtgtccagatggcagcagctgcctggggcagtggctttctcaatgctgtcctgcacacggccagcacattttccctgcccctctgccaaggcaatgctgtggaccagttcttctgtgaaatcccacAGGTCCTCAAACTCTCCTGTTCAGATGCCTACATCAGGGAAGCTGGGGCACTTCtctttagtttttctttaacatttggttgttttgttttcattgtagtGTCCTATGtggagatcttcagggcagtgctgaggatgtccTCTGAACAGAGCcgacacaaagccttttccacgtgcctccctcacctggccgtggtctccctgtttgtcagcacagccacagttgcctacctgaagcccccttctatctcctctccatccctggacctggtggtgtcagttctgtactcggtggtgaCACCAGCAATGAACCCTCTCATCTATAGCATtaggaaccaggagctcaagaaTGCTTtgattaaaattgttttcatacATGCTTCTTAA